From Paenibacillus sp. PK3_47, the proteins below share one genomic window:
- the dnaB gene encoding replicative DNA helicase yields MGGDLFFDRIPPQNLEAEQAVLGAILIHDEALITAMERVNTEDFYDKPHQMIFEAMVQLGEESQPIDLITLTSRLQDKGELEDIGGVSYLAKLAHAVPTAANVDYYAQIIEEKAMLRRLIRTATQIASEGYTGGEDVGIMLSDAERRILEISNRRSGSGFIAIRDVVMEVFDRVEMLHQNKGNTSGIPTGFVDLDHMTNGFQRNDLIIVAARPSVGKTAFALNIAQNVAVRARETVAIFSLEMSAAQLVQRMICAEANLDANIMRTGQIKEDDDWSKLTMGIQALSESEIYIDDTPGITVTDIRAKCRRLKKEKGLGMIVIDYLQLIQGRGKPGENRQQEVSDISRTLKQIARELDVPVIALSQLSRGVEQRQDKRPMMSDLRESGSIEQDADIVAFLYRDDYYNQDTEKKNIIEIIIAKQRNGPVGTVELVFLKNFNKFVNYERAHAEPFAG; encoded by the coding sequence ATGGGCGGAGATCTCTTTTTCGATCGGATCCCCCCGCAGAACCTGGAGGCCGAGCAGGCCGTTCTGGGTGCTATTCTGATTCACGATGAAGCGCTGATTACCGCGATGGAGCGGGTGAATACCGAAGACTTCTACGACAAACCGCATCAGATGATCTTTGAGGCGATGGTGCAGCTTGGAGAAGAGAGCCAGCCGATTGACCTGATTACACTGACCTCCCGGCTGCAGGATAAGGGAGAGCTTGAGGATATCGGCGGTGTCAGCTATTTGGCTAAGCTGGCACATGCAGTACCGACCGCAGCCAATGTGGATTACTACGCCCAGATCATTGAAGAAAAGGCAATGCTGCGGCGGCTCATCCGTACAGCAACGCAGATAGCCAGCGAAGGCTATACCGGCGGTGAGGATGTAGGGATCATGCTGAGCGATGCCGAGCGGCGGATCCTGGAAATCTCCAACCGGCGCAGCGGCAGCGGCTTTATTGCAATCCGTGATGTCGTAATGGAAGTATTTGACCGTGTGGAGATGCTCCATCAGAATAAAGGGAACACCTCGGGGATTCCGACCGGCTTCGTTGACCTCGATCATATGACCAACGGATTTCAACGCAATGACCTGATCATTGTGGCCGCCCGCCCTTCTGTCGGCAAGACGGCGTTCGCGCTGAATATCGCCCAGAATGTGGCGGTCCGCGCCAGAGAGACCGTAGCGATTTTCAGTCTGGAAATGTCAGCGGCGCAGCTGGTACAGCGTATGATCTGCGCCGAGGCTAATCTGGATGCTAATATTATGCGTACTGGCCAGATCAAGGAAGATGATGACTGGTCCAAGCTGACGATGGGCATCCAGGCCTTATCCGAGTCGGAAATCTATATTGATGATACTCCGGGGATTACAGTTACCGATATCCGTGCGAAATGCCGCAGGCTGAAGAAGGAAAAGGGCCTTGGCATGATTGTCATTGACTATCTGCAGCTGATTCAGGGACGGGGCAAGCCTGGTGAGAACCGCCAGCAGGAGGTCTCGGATATCTCCCGTACGCTGAAGCAGATTGCCCGTGAGCTCGATGTGCCGGTCATTGCCCTGTCCCAGCTTAGCCGCGGTGTAGAGCAGCGGCAGGATAAACGCCCAATGATGAGTGACCTTCGTGAATCTGGATCAATCGAGCAGGATGCCGACATCGTTGCGTTTCTGTACCGTGATGATTACTATAACCAGGATACAGAGAAGAAGAATATCATCGAAATTATTATTGCCAAACAGCGTAACGGTCCGGTTGGCACCGTGGAGCTCGTGTTCCTCAAAAACTTTAACAAGTTCGTTAACTACGAGCGGGCACACGCCGAACCTTTTGCCGGATAA
- the rplI gene encoding 50S ribosomal protein L9: MKVIFIKDVKGQGKKGQVKEVSEGYATNFLLPRGLVRPATEGNVKTLENQNAAEQRRKDQEKEEAQLLGKKLDELTLTMKAKAGEGGRLFGAITSKQIAEFLASSQGITIDKRKIELNDPIRHVGTFQVGVKLHTEVKARFTVQVTEE, translated from the coding sequence ATGAAGGTCATTTTCATAAAAGATGTTAAAGGTCAAGGCAAGAAAGGCCAGGTTAAAGAGGTATCCGAGGGCTATGCAACGAATTTCCTGCTCCCGCGCGGATTGGTCCGTCCGGCTACAGAAGGCAATGTGAAGACGCTGGAGAACCAGAATGCTGCAGAACAGCGCCGCAAGGATCAGGAGAAGGAAGAAGCACAGCTGCTGGGCAAGAAGCTGGACGAGCTGACGCTGACGATGAAAGCCAAAGCTGGTGAAGGCGGCCGGCTGTTCGGTGCCATTACGAGCAAACAAATCGCTGAATTCCTGGCTTCCTCCCAGGGCATTACGATCGACAAGCGCAAAATTGAACTGAATGATCCAATCCGTCATGTAGGCACCTTCCAGGTTGGCGTTAAGCTGCATACCGAAGTAAAGGCCCGGTTCACGGTTCAGGTAACGGAGGAGTAA
- a CDS encoding DHH family phosphoesterase, which translates to MPKFLQRRWHGYHTVWAFMLLLVLIIVVSIYNWVLGVTSLFLAGTLCFSMLKAEISFRRNLVEYINGLSFRIKRVEGEAVSMLPLGIILYSEDRKIEWNNRNAGDIFSRKSLVGESLQDLLPDIMPSLTAGAPAKREAAKDHHALKDIRHEVVVDDRYYQVVAIPSERLLYLDDITELVVLRERYEEEKLAIGIVMMDNLDEAAQGMDDQQRTSLIAKVTSEITEWSRQFDVYLRRLSSERYLMLLNHRSLQALEESRFVILDEVREMTADLKVPMTLSIGLAYGSESASELGALAQSSLDMALGRGGDQAAVKSGQRLSFYGGKSNAAEKRTRVRARVIAHALRDLMQESDRVLIMGHRTPDIDAVGAAIGLLKAAQMYNVEASIVMEGPNPSITRMMEQIKRDEELYKTFITTEQALQVMTEHTLLIVVDTHKASMTMEPRLVQYASRIVVVDHHRRGEEFINDAVLVYLEPYASSTCELVTELLQYIHDKIKLSPLEATMLLAGITVDTKHFALHTGSRTFEAAGFLRRIGADTILIQRMLKEDLQEYISKAEIIKHARMVYDHIALVVTSPGMKIPQLLIAQTADTLLGMTNVVASFVISERPDGLIGISARSLGRMNVQVVMEKLGGGGHLSNAAVQLEGTCKEAEARLLEVLAEIEAKEGLFE; encoded by the coding sequence ATGCCTAAATTTCTGCAAAGACGCTGGCACGGCTATCATACCGTATGGGCGTTTATGCTGCTGCTGGTCCTTATTATAGTGGTCAGTATCTATAACTGGGTTCTGGGCGTCACCAGTTTATTCCTGGCCGGCACCTTGTGCTTCTCCATGCTGAAGGCGGAGATTTCATTCCGCCGGAATCTGGTGGAATATATCAACGGGCTGTCCTTCCGGATCAAACGGGTGGAAGGCGAAGCGGTCAGCATGCTTCCGCTTGGCATTATCCTGTACAGCGAAGACCGTAAAATAGAATGGAATAACCGCAATGCCGGGGATATTTTTTCCCGCAAATCCCTGGTGGGCGAATCGCTTCAGGACCTGCTGCCGGATATTATGCCTTCTTTGACCGCAGGCGCCCCGGCCAAACGGGAGGCTGCCAAAGACCATCATGCACTTAAGGATATCAGGCATGAAGTGGTTGTCGATGATCGGTATTATCAGGTGGTAGCCATTCCAAGCGAGCGGCTGCTCTACCTCGATGATATCACTGAACTTGTCGTACTCCGTGAACGTTACGAGGAAGAGAAGCTGGCGATCGGCATTGTGATGATGGACAATCTGGATGAAGCTGCCCAGGGCATGGATGATCAGCAGCGCACATCGCTGATTGCCAAGGTCACCAGTGAAATTACGGAATGGAGCAGGCAGTTCGATGTCTATCTGCGGAGACTATCCTCGGAACGTTATCTGATGCTGCTGAATCACCGCAGTCTGCAGGCGCTGGAGGAGAGCCGGTTCGTCATTCTTGACGAGGTGCGGGAAATGACCGCTGATCTGAAGGTGCCGATGACGCTTAGCATCGGGCTTGCTTACGGATCGGAATCCGCCAGTGAACTGGGCGCGCTTGCGCAATCCAGCCTGGACATGGCCCTGGGCCGCGGCGGGGACCAGGCTGCAGTGAAGTCGGGGCAGCGGCTGTCCTTCTATGGCGGCAAGAGCAATGCTGCCGAGAAACGGACGAGAGTACGCGCCCGGGTCATCGCCCATGCGCTGCGCGATCTTATGCAGGAGAGCGACAGAGTGCTGATAATGGGCCACCGGACACCGGATATCGACGCTGTCGGTGCTGCTATTGGTCTTTTAAAGGCCGCACAAATGTATAATGTCGAAGCAAGTATTGTCATGGAAGGGCCGAATCCGTCCATTACAAGAATGATGGAGCAGATCAAACGTGATGAAGAGCTGTATAAAACATTCATAACTACAGAGCAGGCGCTGCAGGTCATGACTGAGCATACACTGCTGATCGTAGTGGATACACATAAAGCATCAATGACGATGGAGCCGCGTCTCGTGCAGTATGCCAGCCGGATTGTGGTTGTTGACCACCACCGCCGGGGCGAAGAATTCATTAACGATGCCGTGCTGGTATACCTTGAGCCTTACGCTTCATCCACCTGCGAGCTGGTGACCGAGCTGCTGCAGTACATCCATGACAAGATCAAGCTCAGCCCGCTGGAGGCAACGATGCTGCTCGCCGGAATAACGGTCGATACTAAGCATTTTGCGCTGCATACAGGATCGCGGACATTCGAAGCAGCCGGATTCCTGCGCCGGATCGGGGCAGACACCATTCTGATTCAGCGGATGCTGAAGGAGGATCTGCAGGAGTATATCTCCAAGGCGGAAATCATCAAACATGCGCGGATGGTGTACGACCATATAGCGCTTGTTGTAACATCACCGGGGATGAAAATTCCGCAGCTCCTGATTGCCCAGACGGCGGATACGCTGCTGGGAATGACCAATGTTGTAGCTTCCTTCGTGATCAGCGAGCGGCCTGACGGCCTGATCGGCATCAGTGCCCGTTCACTGGGACGGATGAATGTACAGGTGGTTATGGAAAAGCTGGGCGGCGGCGGGCATTTATCCAATGCGGCTGTCCAGCTGGAAGGAACATGCAAGGAAGCAGAGGCCAGACTGCTGGAAGTGCTGGCTGAAATTGAAGCGAAAGAGGGGCTATTCGAATGA
- a CDS encoding DUF2232 domain-containing protein, protein MAWSVAYLLLLLSLSTPLLIITTLFLIIPAVVLFTTLSTRQFIMHLVPVLVIVGLITPVYILLAVYFLIPALVMGRWYRKRASAMSTILAGMVTILGEFLLLLLLGTALFNFDLSTYVNDMLQMVTSPLSDLGTVNPLMADLNFTSEDVNTLSYMTIQIIPMTLIVSSFMMAVITHSIVRPILNSMDYAVPRLKPAREWRLSRSFIWYYLLGVVINMLFGASDSSFMLMISANLLPLLRIGFMIQTIGFLFFLVYERKWSKIVAILLTVPVLMLPGLWIIGIIDMAFPLRELVTKSKR, encoded by the coding sequence GTGGCATGGAGCGTTGCTTACCTGCTGCTGCTGCTATCCTTATCAACCCCGCTGCTCATTATTACAACTCTATTTTTAATTATTCCGGCCGTAGTGCTGTTTACTACCCTGAGTACCCGGCAGTTCATCATGCATCTTGTGCCGGTACTAGTCATCGTCGGTTTGATCACGCCTGTTTATATTTTGTTAGCGGTCTATTTCCTGATCCCGGCCCTTGTTATGGGACGCTGGTACAGGAAAAGGGCTTCGGCCATGTCGACGATCCTCGCAGGCATGGTTACCATTTTAGGCGAGTTTTTGCTGCTGCTGCTGCTCGGGACAGCATTGTTCAATTTTGACCTCTCCACCTATGTGAATGATATGCTGCAGATGGTCACTTCGCCGCTCTCGGATCTGGGTACCGTCAATCCGCTGATGGCAGATCTGAATTTCACATCAGAAGATGTGAACACGCTGAGCTACATGACCATTCAGATTATTCCAATGACATTGATTGTGAGTTCCTTTATGATGGCAGTTATCACCCATTCGATTGTTCGTCCCATTCTGAACAGCATGGACTATGCAGTGCCCCGACTAAAGCCTGCACGGGAATGGAGACTTTCAAGATCCTTCATCTGGTATTATCTGCTCGGTGTCGTAATCAATATGCTGTTCGGCGCTTCGGACAGCAGCTTTATGTTAATGATCTCCGCCAATCTGCTGCCGCTTCTGCGCATTGGATTCATGATCCAGACCATCGGATTCCTGTTCTTCCTCGTATATGAGCGCAAATGGAGCAAGATTGTGGCAATACTACTCACGGTGCCGGTTCTTATGCTGCCGGGCTTGTGGATTATCGGTATTATTGACATGGCGTTCCCGCTGCGGGAGCTTGTGACGAAATCGAAACGATAG
- a CDS encoding MazG-like family protein, whose translation MPRDLDVAKRAKVIEWLKTEVIDQISRLFKALWEGSTARVGDSLASLIMSSYILGRRLGIPYRELDDLLTEKLRKHRQEGHQLEEWYQDISALEDHMRKR comes from the coding sequence GTGCCGAGGGATCTGGATGTAGCCAAACGCGCCAAGGTAATTGAGTGGTTAAAGACCGAAGTGATTGATCAAATCTCGCGGTTATTCAAGGCATTATGGGAAGGCAGCACCGCCCGTGTGGGCGACAGTCTGGCCAGCCTGATTATGAGCTCATATATTCTGGGGCGCAGATTGGGAATCCCCTACCGTGAGCTGGATGATCTGTTAACAGAGAAGCTGAGAAAGCACAGACAAGAAGGCCATCAGCTCGAAGAGTGGTACCAGGACATATCTGCGTTAGAAGACCATATGCGTAAGAGGTGA
- a CDS encoding CBS domain-containing protein, with protein sequence MNIAFFLLPKQEVACVTLDSTLRQTLERMEFHRYTAVPILGRNGEYAGTVTEGDLLWYMKDSGGTVTFENASKFLLKDVPLRMNNLPVSIDADMEDLINLAKVQNFVPVVDDMNRFIGIVRRSQIIEYCEKVVSRQSQESL encoded by the coding sequence ATGAATATTGCGTTTTTTTTGCTTCCGAAACAGGAAGTGGCCTGCGTCACGCTGGATTCGACGCTGCGCCAGACCCTGGAGCGGATGGAGTTTCACCGCTATACTGCTGTGCCGATTCTTGGACGGAACGGGGAGTATGCAGGAACTGTAACGGAAGGTGACCTGCTCTGGTACATGAAGGATTCGGGCGGAACGGTTACTTTTGAGAATGCTTCCAAATTTCTGCTTAAGGATGTGCCTCTGCGGATGAATAATCTGCCGGTATCGATTGACGCCGACATGGAGGACCTTATCAACCTGGCCAAGGTACAGAATTTTGTGCCGGTGGTCGATGATATGAACCGGTTCATCGGCATTGTCCGGCGGAGCCAGATTATTGAATATTGTGAAAAGGTTGTCTCACGCCAGTCACAGGAATCGTTATAA
- a CDS encoding LCP family protein — protein MKKKKKMKKRYIALIALVVILAGGFIFQKPLAVLAFDLFLSDQVESKLAEESYQPLVREDNTVKPEPVVYKSDPFSLMLLGTDQRGNETARSDTMIYAVVRPEDYKLLLISIPRDTYTEIIGYKDNKKDKITHAYAFGGQQMAKDTMEALLGHDIQYYATINFQGLKDAVDAIGGVPLPIKKTIVNKGKDHEKFTIEGGKSNYSGEEALNYTRYREDSDFNRTKRQQVFIDVVANKMLSISQIGKIPELLDIMGENFKTDMEPSMIIDLAKKFMGGKDMDISSFTVMGEGKRIDGVYYDVIDEEDLSEAQAMIDNWMKASTPASQLIEPGKAENALEPKATAQAQ, from the coding sequence ATGAAAAAGAAGAAAAAAATGAAAAAAAGGTATATAGCCCTTATAGCCTTAGTGGTTATTTTGGCCGGAGGGTTTATATTCCAGAAGCCGCTGGCGGTTTTGGCCTTTGATCTGTTTCTGTCGGATCAGGTCGAGAGTAAGCTGGCCGAGGAATCGTATCAGCCTCTGGTTAGAGAAGATAATACCGTTAAGCCGGAGCCTGTCGTATACAAAAGTGATCCGTTCTCCTTAATGCTGCTGGGTACGGACCAGCGCGGCAATGAAACCGCACGTTCGGATACGATGATCTATGCTGTTGTCCGTCCTGAGGATTACAAACTGCTGCTGATATCCATCCCCCGCGATACGTACACCGAGATTATCGGGTATAAGGATAACAAGAAGGATAAAATCACCCATGCCTATGCGTTCGGAGGCCAGCAAATGGCCAAAGATACGATGGAGGCGCTGCTGGGCCATGATATCCAATATTATGCGACCATTAATTTTCAGGGGCTGAAGGACGCGGTGGATGCCATTGGCGGTGTTCCGCTGCCGATCAAGAAGACCATCGTCAATAAGGGCAAGGACCATGAGAAGTTCACGATTGAGGGCGGCAAATCCAATTACAGCGGTGAAGAGGCGCTCAATTATACCCGTTACCGGGAGGACAGTGACTTTAACCGGACCAAACGCCAGCAGGTATTTATTGATGTTGTTGCGAATAAAATGTTATCGATCAGCCAAATCGGCAAAATTCCCGAGCTGCTGGACATTATGGGCGAAAACTTCAAGACAGATATGGAGCCTTCCATGATTATCGATCTCGCCAAGAAATTCATGGGCGGCAAAGACATGGATATTTCCAGCTTCACTGTCATGGGGGAAGGCAAGCGCATTGATGGTGTGTATTATGATGTCATTGATGAAGAGGACCTTAGCGAAGCCCAGGCCATGATTGACAACTGGATGAAAGCCAGCACGCCGGCAAGCCAGCTGATTGAACCGGGTAAAGCCGAAAATGCACTGGAGCCCAAAGCTACAGCACAAGCACAGTAA